One Arvicanthis niloticus isolate mArvNil1 chromosome X, mArvNil1.pat.X, whole genome shotgun sequence genomic window, CAGTTAGACTACAATGGAGACTCTTTTAAAGTGGTGTTGAAAAGTACCATAATATGGTGTAAGCCATGACCATTATTCCACCAAGAATGCCTGCTCTTGGTCATCTCCATTACATCAGCACACTGGTTGTTGTTGCAGAGGCACTCATgttgttgggtggctcacaaccatctgtaactctaggtgATCTGATGCCTGATATGGTGTCTGTGGGCATTATGTTCCTGTGTACATGTGCCACCCACATGAATATACACTAATAAATCTATATggtaaggagatggctcagtggttaagagcgcctgctactcttccagagggttCAGTTCAGTTCCATTACCCATGTCAAGTTGCTCATAAATACCTGttattccagctccaggaaatctgttgccctcttctggtctgcatGAACACCCATGGCCacgtgcacacagacatacacataaataaaatataaatctttttaaaaagtgtgattGTAGTCAAGTTGCTGACTTTGTGcgacccacccacccccatttaATTACTGTGTTGTACAGGTAAGTACAGGATAGAGGACTACTTCTGTGAATAGGTTCTCTCCTTACAAGATGcaggttctagggatcaaactaaGGTTTATCAGGCTTGACTAGCCTCACTGTCTGACTAGCCCTCTGTCCCTTTAAAATAGTGAAGAAGACCCACCAATATCTGGCAGTGTTTGGCATGTTAAGCATGTACTCCATTACTATGAATTAAACAGTGCTCATATTACCACCttgagggatttttgttttgcctACCAGCTCTTTGAGTTGATAATCTGATCGAGGGGTAATTGTTAGGCACAGTAAGTATTAGCTGAATTCCAGCACATGCTCACTGTTGAAGTGGAACACAAGACAGGGGCTCCCCAAATTTGCTATTCTTCTGGAGGATCCTGTAGGATGGAAAAATACAGATCACTGTAGGTCAGTATTCAACTCCGTTCTATGAGTTCTTTCCACAGCCTTTGTCCTAGTTTGTGTTAGCCAAGCCTAGGTAGTGTCTGGTCTGTCTTGTTCTGTTTCCCTTAACAGTACCTGTGACTTCAATCATAGCTGGTGTGAACTCAGTAGACAAAGGAATACTGAAAATGTCTAATTGATAGGCATAAATCAATTCATTCTCAACTTCTAAAAATTGAGTTCTCATAACAAAGGGTTAAGAACGTTCCTTTGCACAGGCATGATGTTACATACCAACACTTaagacacacaggcaggcagatctttgaattcTAAGTCAGCCTGGCCATAACAAGTTCCAAAACATAGCTTTAATTTCTCCCAAAGTGCTAACTAAATTCTACTACCTCTAGTCCTCAAATGATTGGATGTTGTGGTGGGACATCAATATTTagtcttggaaggcagagacaaatgcAGTGATAGAGAAAAGAGCAACATTAATCCTTTTTGGTGATTGGACAGCTCATAGAACTAGGATGGAATTCAGGGGCCagaggagagatggttcagcagaggactggagttcagttcccagcacccacacaatggctCAGCCATTTGTAATCTGATGGTCTCAGCTCCTGAAGGCACCAGACACATGTtctatgcacacatacatccaaGCCAAAACATTCACTCACAggtataatgaaaattttaactgTTAACTTAGGATTTTAAAGTTGTAATTATGTTCATTCACAGatgacaaagaaaattaaaaaactggaaaaagaaacaatagTATGGCGTACCAAATGGGAAAACAATAATAAAGCACTTCTACAGATGGCCGAAGAGGTAAGATTAGGGTCTGTCATTAGTTATGCTTAGAGTATGGAAGTTACTGAATAGATAGATAGCCTTTTCTTGTAGCTGGATAGAGGTAGAAGGCCTTGAATAAGGGTCAGGCATTTTTCTTACCCAGTTAATTTAAACATCTTCTGATGTCTCTTCTCAAACTTGAAATCTATAACAGATTCTCTTCTATAAGATGCCAGCCAGAGATGTTGAGTTAGGTCAAGTGCCTGCATCTAAAATATGGCTGCTCTTGGgcttggtggtgcatgtcttAACAACACCCTCAAGTGGCAGAAACAGGACTTCTAGTTCGAGACTGGTCTGAGCTACATAGTTTCATTCCAGCTAAGGCTACATGGTGAGGCTTTTCCTTTAAACAACCAAGCAAGAAATGCTAGAGTTGAGTCCGGGCCTAGGAATGTACATTCATTAGACTTCCTAATGTGACTACCAGCAAACAACCCCAATAGCTTTTACCTgaaaaaaggtaagaaaaaacATGTTGGCCATGTTACAAAGGAAAATGTATTGCTTGCATCACTACACATCTTAACTAATTTGACATGTtggaacacacatgcataaaaatcTTGTTACACCCAGTAATGGTAGTGTACACCCCcaaaccccagtacttgggaggcagaggcaggtggatttgtgaatttcagggcagccagagctacatagagaaaccctgtcacaaaaaaaaaaagccgaaagaaaaaacaagtatctctctctcttttttggtttttcaagacagggtttctctttatagccctggctgccctggaacttactctgtagaccaggctggcttcgaactcagaaatccgcctgcctctgcctcccaagtgttgggattaaaggtgtgcaccaccactgcctggtaagAAAAAAACAAGTCTTTCAAACTGTCAAGTTTTGCAAGCCTTTGGACAACCTTTAATTTCTTTAACATGAAATTTTTTATCAACTTTAAGGGGATTTTACCTATTTTTAAGAAACGGGGGATTTAAAACATTATGTTAAATAGCAATCctatattttaaatgcatatatagTCAAGGTAAACTCGATTGGGAGCTAGGTTTCTGAGGAAACTAAACATGTATAGTATAGTAGACAATAACAGCTTTCAAATATGGTTCAGCTCAGTTTTTTGTTTACAAACAATACCTGATTTGTATTTAATGAGGTTATGGAACTCTcgactggttttgtttttcattttaaaaaaacacacaacaGAAAACTGTCCGTGATAAAGAGTACAAGGCCTTTCAAATAAAACTGGAACGGTTAGAGAAGCTGTGCAGGGCTCTTCAGACAGAGAGAAATGAGCTCAACGAGAAGGTCGAAGTCCTGAAAGAGCAGGTCTCTATCAAAGCAGCAGATGGGGACTTGGTGTCACCTGCAAAGCAGCCCAGTGCGGTCCCGGATTCCTTCAAAGAGATGAACACTTCAAGAGCCCTGGGAATGCACTTGGAGGCTAGGGCCAAGGCTAAGTCAGTGAGTGAGAGAAGTGCTGCACAAAAGCCCTCCTCTTCAGGTTCTGCTGCTCAAGGCATTGAGTCTGTTGACTAGGGTGAAGTATGATCACTGTATTGAGAGATATATTTTGTGTATAACTTCCTCTGTTAGTAGTAACTATTGGTTTTGTGGTgaaaattttcttactttttctaccATATCTGTATTTTCTTAGAACTACTGGACTTATGTGGTACAGGAGGCTGCTTAGCAGTTGGAATAGTTTTACTCTATAAATTGCCCTCAACTAAGTTGCACATCTGCCTCATTTTCCCCCTTTGTTGGAGTGCATGCCTTCAAtgctttgttctctctttctgctccCTGCACATAATTTTCCTAAATATCATTTAAAACAAGGCCATGAGAGAAACTATATTCTCCTTGATGTGAAAACAATTTTAAGTATCTTGGCCCATTAATATTAGTCAAAGGAAAATCCCTTTAATAACTCATTTAAATACAGGAGAACTGGTCAGAAACAAGTTTAGCATTTTTCAGCTAAAAAGCATAAATCCCCTTTTCTTGATTCACTTGACAAACTGAAATGACCACATAACCTTAAGTTCTAACAAAACATGCTACTTGTAAACTAGTCCTATTATGCTGATTTAAGGGCAGAATTATAACATGAAATTTGGACTACTTGATGGTGGTTAATTCTCCATTTCCCACAAAAAGATGactatttttttctcagtgcTTTGTGACTTCCCCACCATACAGTTTGGCTGTGTAAAAGTTGGGTGTTAATTTGCTTTAACTCGCCAAGTAGGGTCTGTACATGCAGCTCAGCACTTGCCTATCTTAAGAGGCCCTGCGATGACAAGTTCCATCAGCAAAGAACACTAGAGATGGGCACTAAttagttttcaaagtaaaaatactggaagagcatttttttttactctcgGGAAAACTTGACAGATTGTTTACATAGTCAAAAAGATGTCTAGCTTTCTGgtctatttctcctttctttgatgctatcacttaaaacaaaaaccagtattATTAATGTTTCTATACTTTGAATTGGCATTTAAGAAGTCTTAGTTATGGCTAAGCCATGCAAATTAAGTCTTTGGTATATATCTCTGGTATAATTTACGTGGAaacactttacattttttttaaaggttcaagCAAAGCTGATGCACCATATTCTACTGAGCAAAACTATTAGACTGATACTTGTTGTATTGGCTACTGGACTGAATTAAATTCCATTtctcttctaaatattttatttgtaaactcCTGGTACATGTTATGGTCAAAACTGGGTTCAAAGAATTGAAAAATAGAGAAGTATATCTTTAAACTTTTATCATTGGTCATGTTAATCAAGGGGTCAGAAGTGGAGGAAGATAAATTCATAAAGTAGGTTGTAATCTATTACTGTCAAAGTgaagtcagaaacaaaaaaacataccTTTAATAGCCTCTATAAATACCCTCCCGCCTTCAACTACTAAATGAAATACTAGACTCATTTCCCATGAACGTGTATCAGAAATATAATCTACATTGAAATTAATACTAATGATCACATTTCATAAGTCTGCTGGATACACAGCTCTTAACATTTTATTAAGCCATGTGTGTAGcctgccacatttttttttgtggtgcttGTCCTGTGTGGAAGATTGTAAATCTTCGACCTGTTGCATATTTTCAAGGGCTTTATAAAGCAATGTGATTAACAGTCCTGGCCTGCTGCTTTCAGCTTACATGCATTTTTAGCTAGATCTTTAAAGGATAGGGATTCTGTATGAGATGCATGCAGAATCTCTCCTCCCATTACCCTGTGAATAAAAACAGATAGGACCTCAGAGAAGGATACCCTCCCCTAAAGTGATCACCTCACCAGCCCAGTGTTGTGGCTTTGTAGCACGCCCTGTATCTACCGTATTCTAGAACACTGTAATGCTATGCTGGCTCAGAAAAGGTTTAAATGTTAAATTCACTTACTGCATATGGTGCACTACCATGCAATGTTGATGTATATTTTTAGTGGCAGTAGACCCCAAAATGTAGCGAAAACTTGGGTCTTCAGTATCAGGCCATTTCATCCTCAGACTTGTAGTACATCTGGTCTCAAGACCTGTATTTTTTAGTTATGTATGCAACTGCCTTTATTACACACCTGGTTATCACAATTCAATTCTCAGgtgttgcaggaaaaaaaatctacctcttTCAGACTGTAGATGGAAATAACTGTGAAAAAATGATGCAGATATCTTCTAGTTTGTGCTAAACACACTGCTTTATTTTTACAGCCCACGTCTTTCATGAGGATATGAATTGTTAAGAGGcagtcttgttttgcttttcagagACATTTTGTAGAGATTTTTCACTAACGTGAATCTGATTTTATCTACTCAATTCTGTAGaaattaagtaaatatgtatGATGAATTTAACAGCttctgtgtattctttggttgccCATGTGGCCTTAATTGCGCACAAATCCTATCTTTCTACCCAATAAAGGAGATAGGGGAGCATGCACACCCACCCCTTCCCCATcttctaaaagaacaaaacaaactttattttaaaactttatttctgCAAAGCCAATCAAGAAGTGTTGGAAGGAAAAAGTGTAAAAGTTATCCTCGCATATTTGGGAACTTGAGCAAGCACTTAAAAGTTTGAGAAAATGACAGTTGAATCAAAGGCAGTACCCAGCAATGTGTTTTAAAACAATGATGTCCGTTCTTAAGcaacattccttttttttccctaataGCTACAATATGATACAGTACGCAACAGCTCACTTGAAAGTGCTAGAATCAGAGGGTAAAGAATGCCAGAAGCCGTCCCACTTACATTTCCTACTATACAATGCCTTTTTGGCGCTTGACAAATCAAGCATTCATGTAGCAATACATTCAATAGAAACAACTCATACTTTGGGTTTAAGATCCTTGCCCCTCCAGTTCCGATGTCGTGACATCTGACTCTTCATCATTGTAAATATTTTCAGCCTGGAGATAACCAAATAAAACCAGGTAAAAACAGAATTTACTATCAGTCAGTGTCTTTCAGTGACCTTTTAAATTATTTGCCAGCATATAGTTAGTTGCCTGTTCAGAAAAGGCTTCTTGAAAGCACTTCAAGCATCAATGACAGCAATGGTTAACTAAGAACCTTGGAAATGTCAAATATTTAGTGTTCCTCAGAGAACTTAGCATCATTTGAACACCTCAATATTTCCCTCCCTTGATAACACAATATCAAGACAAACAAGTGTTTATATGAGTGTGAATAAAACATTACTGAGCTAAATCTTACATGGTGTATaatacatatgtgtggaggtcagaagacagctttggtAAGATGGTTCTCTATCACTTTTCCATGGGTTCCAGGCATATTGAACTCACATCATATAATGGTTTATAAAAGAAGTTCTTTACCTGCATCTTGCATGCTCAGAATAGGTTTCCTTAAACTGTTCCCACCCTACTATTGTCACCTAAATTATGAGATATTTCTATTATATCCTATCACCAGTGAAATGGTTTTACAGGacttatgaaaaaatatttcaacttACCATCTGCCATATTTGCATGATGTTATCTTCAGACACAGAGCAAATGACCCAAGGTTCATTGGGGTTCCAACTGAAGTCAGAAATCTTGGCAGTGTGTCCTCCATGAATAAActtaatagtgaaaaaaaaaaaaggtcttgaTTTCATATCCTTTCCTACTCTAAGACTTCcaagattttaaaatagtttctaaaaTAGTCTTCTCAGCCTGCCCCACTATTCTGAAAGTTCCAGGTAGGATATTTCATCCCTAAGTTCTCGGGATAACTATACTACTACTTCCAAACTGAGTACAAGGAATAATAACCAAGCATTTCCAACATGTCTGGTCGTATGCTCTTTCATGGACCTAACTGAGGAATCTTCCTGGTTCTTCTCTAGCGGCCTTTCATGTAGCTTCTTCTCAATATTCCCAAGGCAAAATATAGTGACAGGGTTGCTAAAAATTGAAGGTCCAGAGTTGCAGCACAggccaataaaatttaaaagaatgggATCTTATTTTCAACAAGACACTACCTCATAAGAAAGCGCTGTGCCTAACAAACCTCGTAGTACAACTTAGAGGGAATATAAATGCCAAATAAAATGCCCTGACCATGTTAACAGTTAAAAAACCATGAGATGAGCAGACTAAGATATGGGGGTCACACATGTAATCTTAGCAGTTTAGAGTAGGTCCTGGTTATAGAGACCATCTCCAAAAGGGAAAAACTAAGACAAAACAATTCCCACATAAGTGACAGCAGCTTTACAAATAAACAATTTATAGGCCAGGTTTAAACCTATGACCCCCACCCCTTAGCTTCTATCAGTTGAACCACCTCTCTTCGCTGATAATTTACTACTCTTACATGTCCTCTGATTTCAAGCTTTCTTATGAATATACCAAAACcataatagattttttaaaagtttccctCAGAATCCAGATATGTCTGATCTCTCTGGAGCTAGGGTTATAGACTGTGTATGCCACCTGGcttgagtactgggaactgaattctggtcctctgccaAGAACAGTAGGTGTTTTTAACTAAGCTACTTCACTAGCCCCATAATAGTTTTCCTGAAGAACTATACAACTATTGcaaatttgtattatatatacagaGAAAACTAGCTGTAGACAAAGGCCTTTGTAAGAAGTACTTTAACATTATGAAGGCTTAAAAGTCATGCAAAATATTTAGATGCTGCCATCTGGTTATGGTAGTTTATTGAGGGtaacacacattcactcactcCCACCCCTGCCGTGGCCTTGTTGATATAAATACCAAACCTATCAAAATGCTGGTCTGTCTAAATCTcttatccttctcttcctcatttctGTCTGGAGCTGCTAGGCACAGAAGCCAAAGGGGATAAGGAGCTTACACAAAGTGGGCATCAGTGACTACCTTCTGTGTCTTGGACTTACTCTTAAAGAGTTTCTTTATACCTTAAAAATTCATGTACCAAAAATTAAATCACCTAAGTGCTAAAACTTATGTTTGGAGACAATGACCAAATGGTTGGAGGAGACAAATGGTTAACAATTCAGGAAAGGAGCAAAGAACCACTACTAAGCCTGATCAGTATTTCATAGAAAAATGGTAACTTCCATGTTAAGTGCTGGTAATCAAATAGCAGTGAACTACTTCCCTCTCCcccaagcaaaaacaaaacaaaacatcatacCTGTCTGAAATTAGTAAGAGCTCAAGTTACCCTCACTGAAACATTTCCAAAAACTTCTGGGACTCCATTTACTATTTGTGATAAATCTCAGAGCCTAATCACAAAACCTTCCTGGACTTCCTTTTTTGAAATCATTGGCAAACTAAAACTTGAAGCTCTGACTAACCCATTCCCAAGACAGGCTAGTAAAGAGTAATCAAGTGTTCATGACATTTAATCTAATGCATACCAGGAGCTCTGGAGGCCCATCTTCTGCATCTTCTGCTGATTGTTCTTCTCCAATTTTACTattaagaaggaaaataaagctttcattaCTGCAAAGTCTTACAGCATGAATGTATGTTGTATCAACCCATAAAGTATTTCTCTATGAGAAGCacttaagacagtggttctcaacctatgggttgcaaCCCTTTGCGGGTTAAGCGACATTTTCAGAGGCTGCCTAAGACTATGTGAAAAcgcatatttacattatgattcataacagtagcaaaattacagttctgaaatagccacaaaaataagtttatggttaggggttaccacaacatgaggaactatactttaaagggttgcagcattaagaatgttgagaacagacttagtatttttattatagtgAGTTGTTTATTTCCTGGAAATGGGTAGGAACCCCTCATAATTAAAGCTGCAGAATGAAGAAATATTCCCCATAATAAACATtagctcaatttctttttaactgTGGTATAAGCCAAGGGAAGGTATGTTATGAATTTTGGAATGGGGTGTGGAAGGGGGCTAGGTTTAAACCCATGGTCCCATATATGGCAGGCGAAGTCTTATTGACCTAAGTGTCTCCTTGTCTgccccaaagaaataaaattttgttggTTTGAGAAGATAgctttgaatttatgtttgtCCGCTGTAGCCCCAGTTGGCATGTCAGTAcaggcctgtgatcctagcacttggaaaagGCAAGAatatcaggagtttgaggccagtctgatctgagCTATACAAAGCTCTGTgtcacaaaaaatgaaaaagaaaacactcgccaggcacacttttaatcccagccagcctggtctacagagtgagttccaggacagccagggctacacagagaaaccctgtctcaaaaagagaaagagacagagacagagagacagagagagagagagagaacgaactgTTATCTATGCTATTCCAAGGAGACACCAACAGTATTTTAATGCCTGTGGTGCTAGAGACTGAACCCACAGCCTTGTGTGTATGCtagctctatcactgagctatatccctagtcAATTGTAGCAAAAAGGTATTTTAATTTGCTAAGCACACATAAGAATTTAACACTtgagcaacaacaaaactcagaCCTGGAgtggtagctcagcagttaagaccacttatTGCTGATACAGAACAGGGGTTTATGTCCCAGCCCTCACACTGTACTATCCATATAAAACTATCTGTAGTCCGTTCTGGGGTTGTGATGTAAGCACCTGACACACGTGtgttgcatacacacacaagcaagcactCATACAAAATACATGACCAAATTTATGTTATTTActgatttacttttatattttagaatagaAACTCTAGTTATATTTTAGAATAGAAACAGTTTATTGAAGTTGGCTTGGCAAATTGCTTTTGTGGTTTGAGTTCTATTATGTAATCTGTTAGATTGGCATATTTATGCAGTTCCTGGTCACTAGATCCTAAATTACCTTAAATCCCACACATTCAGGCGGCGATCAGTTCCACTTGAAGCCAGAATAGTTTCATTATGTGGAGACCAGTGGACCTaggaataaatattttgaaaacttaTTTAAGAGTCCTCTGTACCTTGGTTTGTAAGTATCATTCTAATACGTATTTCCTTACCTCATATTCTGTATCCACTTAGCCTAGAGACCTCACTGTCCAAGTCTTCAGAGTGACTCCTACCAATCCACCTTGATGGCACTGAATCCAACACTTTATGCTTGCTCTACCACTGATACATTCCCCAAGTCCTTAAGTATTCCCAGCTCCCTGAGCCTGCAGGCAGGAAGTCATGTTCTCTAGTACTGAAGAACTCAGGAACCCCAGAAAACTTTAGGCCCATAAccatccacaaaacctttaaAAGTAGCCTGTCCAAACCTATAATCTCTATTCTAAAACTAAGCATTAGACCTTTTTTGCAGTGCACCCACCATACTGGCACTCTAAACTGAAAAAtccttgaaaatatatttcaaactGATTCTGTTTTAGAAGAATTTTTCTTACTTCTGGATCCTCAGAGGGGCCTCTAAAAACAAtggcagcaacaacaacaacaaaaaatccagcATCCTGATAAGATTTATATAATAGAATCAAAAGAAGcttgctaaaaaaaaattcatgactgAATCCCACcaaataaaataacttcaaatATTCTCCCCTCTCATGAAGTCCTTGACATAAAGATATCTGAAAACTGGGCCAGCAAGACAGCTTAATGAATAAAACTGCTGGCTGTAACAAAACCTGACAATTTGAGTTCAGCCACTGTTACCCCCAAGGTTAGCAGGATAAAACTTATTCCCAGAAAGTATCCTCCAACCTCCCGCCACATGCCTGTTTCAGCATGCATAtgcccatacatatacacacaattataaATAAGACACCCTCAAACTGTCACTCACATACCTGGAAAATTTCATCCTTATGCGATTCGAAGGTGTGGAGTTTTAGTTTCAGATTACGCAGGTCCCATAAAGCTACAgtctaaagaaaacaaatgaaaatggctTCTATATTTGATGTATGATCTTTAAAATACCTATTAAAGTACAAAACAGGACTTGGTAAACAATagctagaaaagaaaacaaaactatgaaACCTTATCTGCAGAGCCAGTTGCCAGAATGAACTCGCTGTAAGGATTGAATGAGAGGCAGTTGACCTCAGCAGTGTGTGCATCCACCAAATGGCTTGGCTTAGAAGTAGTATTGGATCTGGTGTCCCATCTGAAACACAAAAAAGGACAAGGCATACAATACCTACAGCTCCCAAATGCTTGGCTCAGTGGCGATTTCTTTTTGTACGAAGCTCTGATATACTTACCCATTCACAAATACGCAAACCACATACAGCCAGCAATTTGggcttttgcctattaaatgacatatttttaaaCCTCCATAACTAGGATTATTATTCtaattcctttttattggatTTCTATCTCAATTCTATCTTAATTACATACCATCTTAAATGTACACAAAATACAGACTACAGGAtacctaacatttttttttacctatcaTCAGCTTTGCCAAATTTCAGTATATTGTTCCCTAGTCTCAATATTACAAGCTACTTATGGAATGAGTTATTTGTTCTGTGATTTTAATGCAGCTCCATGGCCACACCCTGATAGAAACACTTTCTTCCTCCCTGACCTCTAATCAGTTAACTCTGGATCATAAATTTAGAATTTATCGTTATTCAAGCCCTTTTCTTCACATTTATATaacaatttttcttcattttttataaaCTGTTCACTACACACATGTAGCTAATTATGTATCAATTATAACTCACAGGAaggtatttctcatttttaaactaCAATATAACTTTTAAGAAACAGAACTCAATCAGTCTACCAGTCACTGATAGTCATCCAGATTACCCATCAATGTTCCAGTAAACCTTACATCATAAGTTTCTGATCATCAGCAACAGATCCAAACAAGGACTCGTGCAGCAGATGCCAGGCCACATCCTCTACAACAGCTGAGTGGCCAGTAAAGATTGCTTTAGCATCCACAATTTTGCCTTCCTTTGGTCCTGCATTTATATCCCACAGGCAGACAGTCTAAGgaagaacaaaaaaacaac contains:
- the Rbbp7 gene encoding histone-binding protein RBBP7, coding for MASKEMFEDTVEERVINEEYKIWKKNTPFLYDLVMTHALQWPSLTVQWLPEVTKPEGKDYALHWLVLGTHTSDEQNHLVVARVHIPNDDAQFDASHCDSDKGEFGGFGSVTGKIECEIKINHEGEVNRARYMPQNPHIIATKTPSSDVLVFDYTKHPAKPDPSGECNPDLRLRGHQKEGYGLSWNSNLSGHLLSASDDHTVCLWDINAGPKEGKIVDAKAIFTGHSAVVEDVAWHLLHESLFGSVADDQKLMIWDTRSNTTSKPSHLVDAHTAEVNCLSFNPYSEFILATGSADKTVALWDLRNLKLKLHTFESHKDEIFQVHWSPHNETILASSGTDRRLNVWDLSKIGEEQSAEDAEDGPPELLFIHGGHTAKISDFSWNPNEPWVICSVSEDNIMQIWQMAENIYNDEESDVTTSELEGQGS